One part of the Tachysurus fulvidraco isolate hzauxx_2018 chromosome 23, HZAU_PFXX_2.0, whole genome shotgun sequence genome encodes these proteins:
- the l3mbtl1 gene encoding lethal(3)malignant brain tumor-like protein 1 isoform X2: MRSRALPQQHGALRLVMTSKADVEILPKDADAPQRPRHQNTTAILLPASAHPLPKVDVSQTTAKEVTQVGGTCSIVHVLEWKEGMAILPGSNLKLCVSDSGTLEVISQGKMSSANPLTDGAATKVMDGEPKQGVKPSSDPSADVQAMCVDGGRLIKANPEVQENSVLHKNNDQMMKRSYTEELRRDPAPDNLTGSERSLEAGVMSYDPELLKPMKKRRRRDYLSPSEEDSEPEPMERKAEDLKTEGHEKTGTDAKAESWSWAQYLDEQKATAAPAKLFQERVPECPNNFSQGMKLEGIDPQHPSMYFVLTVAEVCGYRLRLHFDGYSDRHDFWVNANSPDIHCPGWCESTGHKLHTPKGCKEEEFSWSSYLKLTKAQAAPQELFSNLDDAETAEEDGFKVGLKLEAVDRMNPSLICVATVTDIVGKRFLVHFDNWDDTYDYWCDARSPYIHPVGWCKERDLPLTPPQDYPEPGRFSWERYLDETGSTAVPAEAFKVRPPHGFQVNMKLEVVDRRSPALIRVASVQEMDTHRIKIHFDGWSHVYDEWMDSDHPDIHPAAWCESTGHPLIPPPSTSPSVPQPGPHREPTAAAPPSFTSTPCKTATNSRSTSKYSFHNRKCPTPGCDGSGHVTGRFTAHHCISGCPLAERNQGRVKMDLSDTEGSKRNLLVFGQRAKKSRYHGRIGRPPKYRKNQQRAYQNMTSESMYPSLFMSALTASSDRTLSLCWEQHCKLLPGVAGIHASQVATWSVEEVFGFVQNLIGCEEQARLFKDEMIDGEAFLLLTQTDIVKIMSIKLGPALKIYNAILMFKSTDEVL; encoded by the exons CTTCTGCTCATCCACTGCCAAAAGtggacgtgtcccaaaccacgGCAAAGGAAGTGACCCAGGTGGGCGGGACGTGCAGCATCGTCCACGTTCTGGAGTGGAAGGAGGGAATGGCGATTCTGCCAGGCAGCAACCTGAAG ctgtgtgtgagtgacagcgGCACTCTGGAGGTGATCAGTCAGGGGAAAATGAGCTCAGCAAACCCTCTCACTGATGGAGCTGCCACCAAAGTCATGGATGGAGAACCCAAACAGGGGGTGAAACCCAGCTCAGATCCTTCAGCAG ATGTACAGGCCATGTGTGTCGATGGCGGTCGGCTCATCAAGGCTAACCCGGAGGTCCAGGAGAACTCGGTTCTGCACAAGAACAACGATCAGATGATGAAACGTTCCTACACCGAGGAGCTCCGGAGAGATCCAGCACCTGACAA TCTGACAGGAAGTGAGAGGAGTTTGGAAGCAGGAGTGATGTCGTACGACCCGGAACTCCTGAAGccgatgaagaagaggaggaggagggattATTTAAGTCCCTCTGAGGAAGACTCTGAGCCTGAGCCCATG gaACGGAAAGCTGAGGATCTAAAAACAGAAGGACATGAAAAGACAG GGACGGACGCTAAAGCCGAGTCATGGTCATGGGCTCAGTATCTGGACGAGCAGAAGGCCACTGCAGCTCCAGCCAAACTCTTCCAGGAG CGAGTCCCTGAATGTCCCAACAACTTTAGTCAAGGCATGAAGTTGGAAGGTATCGACCCCCAGCATCCCTCCATGTACTTCGTCCTGACTGTGGCtgag GTCTGTGGTTACAGATTACGTCTCCATTTTGACGGTTACTCGGACCGCCATGACTTCTGGGTCAACGCCAACTCCCCTGATATTCACTGTCCGGGCTGGTGTGAAAGCACAggacacaaactacacactccTAAAG GGTGTAAAGAGGAAGAGTTTTCCTGGTCCAGCTATTTAAAGCTCACCAAAGCACAAGCTGCCCCACAGGAACTGTTCAGCAACCTGGACGAC GCCGAGACGGCCGAGGAAGACGGGTTCAAAGTCGGCTTGAAGCTGGAAGCCGTGGACCGCATGAACCCGTCTCTCATCTGTGTTGCCACGGTGACAGACATCGTAGGCAAACGATTTCTAGTGCACTTCGACAACTGGGACGATACGTACGATTACTG GTGCGACGCTCGGAGTCCGTACATTCACCCCGTGGGCTGGTGTAAAGAGAGAGACCTCCCCCTCACACCCCCACAAG ACTATCCCGAGCCGGGTCGCTTCTCCTGGGAGCGCTACCTGGATGAGACCGGATCCACAGCGGTGCCTGCAGAAGCTTTTAAAGTG CGTCCACCTCATGGCTTCCAGGTGAACATGAAGCTGGAGGTGGTGGACAGGAGGAGTCCGGCGCTGATCCGTGTGGCCAGCGTACAGGAAATGGACACACACAGGATTAAA ATCCATTTTGACGGTTGGAGTCACGTCTATGACGAGTGGATGGACTCGGATCATCCTGACATTCACCCTGCTGCATGGTGTGAGAGCACGGGGCATCCTCTAATACCTCCTCCATCCACATCACCTAGTGTCCCACAGCCTG GTCCCCACAGGGAACCCACAGCTGCAGCGCCACCTAGTTTCACCTCAACGCCGTGCAAAACCGCCACAAATTCCCGCAGCACCTCTAAATACAGCTTCCACAACAG GAAGTGCCCGACTCCTGGGTGTGACGGATCGGGTCACGTGACCGGACGTTTTACAGCGCATCACTGTATATCCGGCTGCCCGTTGGCCGAGAGGAATCAGGGCCGGGTCAAGATGGACCTATCTGACACAGAGGGATCCAAACGCAACCTCCTCGTCTTTGGACAGAGGGCTAAAAAGTCTCGCTATCACGGCAG GATTGGCCGTCCTCCGAAATATCGGAAGAATCAACAACGAGCTTATCAAA acaTGACTTCAGAGAGCATGTATCCCTCCCTGTTCATGTCAGCACTGACTGCCAGTTCAGATCGGACTCTCTCGCTCTGCTGGGAACAACACTGTAAGCTCCTGCCTGGTGTTGCAGGAATTCACGCCAGTCAGGTGGCTACATGGAGCGTCGAggag GTATTCGGCTTCGTGCAGAATCTCATCGGTTGCGAGGAGCAGGCACGGCTTTTCAAGGACGAA ATGATCGACGGTGAGGCCTTCCTCCTGCTGACTCAAACGGATATAGTGAAGATCATGAGCATCAAGTTGGGACCAGCTCTGAAGATCTACAACGCCATTCTGATGTTCAAGAGCACCGATGAAGTACTGTAG
- the l3mbtl1 gene encoding lethal(3)malignant brain tumor-like protein 1 isoform X1 — translation MRSRALPQQHGALRLVMTSKADVEILPKDADAPQRPRHQNTTAILLPASAHPLPKVDVSQTTAKEVTQVGGTCSIVHVLEWKEGMAILPGSNLKLCVSDSGTLEVISQGKMSSANPLTDGAATKVMDGEPKQGVKPSSDPSADVQAMCVDGGRLIKANPEVQENSVLHKNNDQMMKRSYTEELRRDPAPDNLTGSERSLEAGVMSYDPELLKPMKKRRRRDYLSPSEEDSEPEPMERKAEDLKTEGHEKTGTDAKAESWSWAQYLDEQKATAAPAKLFQESQRVPECPNNFSQGMKLEGIDPQHPSMYFVLTVAEVCGYRLRLHFDGYSDRHDFWVNANSPDIHCPGWCESTGHKLHTPKGCKEEEFSWSSYLKLTKAQAAPQELFSNLDDAETAEEDGFKVGLKLEAVDRMNPSLICVATVTDIVGKRFLVHFDNWDDTYDYWCDARSPYIHPVGWCKERDLPLTPPQDYPEPGRFSWERYLDETGSTAVPAEAFKVRPPHGFQVNMKLEVVDRRSPALIRVASVQEMDTHRIKIHFDGWSHVYDEWMDSDHPDIHPAAWCESTGHPLIPPPSTSPSVPQPGPHREPTAAAPPSFTSTPCKTATNSRSTSKYSFHNRKCPTPGCDGSGHVTGRFTAHHCISGCPLAERNQGRVKMDLSDTEGSKRNLLVFGQRAKKSRYHGRIGRPPKYRKNQQRAYQNMTSESMYPSLFMSALTASSDRTLSLCWEQHCKLLPGVAGIHASQVATWSVEEVFGFVQNLIGCEEQARLFKDEMIDGEAFLLLTQTDIVKIMSIKLGPALKIYNAILMFKSTDEVL, via the exons CTTCTGCTCATCCACTGCCAAAAGtggacgtgtcccaaaccacgGCAAAGGAAGTGACCCAGGTGGGCGGGACGTGCAGCATCGTCCACGTTCTGGAGTGGAAGGAGGGAATGGCGATTCTGCCAGGCAGCAACCTGAAG ctgtgtgtgagtgacagcgGCACTCTGGAGGTGATCAGTCAGGGGAAAATGAGCTCAGCAAACCCTCTCACTGATGGAGCTGCCACCAAAGTCATGGATGGAGAACCCAAACAGGGGGTGAAACCCAGCTCAGATCCTTCAGCAG ATGTACAGGCCATGTGTGTCGATGGCGGTCGGCTCATCAAGGCTAACCCGGAGGTCCAGGAGAACTCGGTTCTGCACAAGAACAACGATCAGATGATGAAACGTTCCTACACCGAGGAGCTCCGGAGAGATCCAGCACCTGACAA TCTGACAGGAAGTGAGAGGAGTTTGGAAGCAGGAGTGATGTCGTACGACCCGGAACTCCTGAAGccgatgaagaagaggaggaggagggattATTTAAGTCCCTCTGAGGAAGACTCTGAGCCTGAGCCCATG gaACGGAAAGCTGAGGATCTAAAAACAGAAGGACATGAAAAGACAG GGACGGACGCTAAAGCCGAGTCATGGTCATGGGCTCAGTATCTGGACGAGCAGAAGGCCACTGCAGCTCCAGCCAAACTCTTCCAGGAG tCACAGCGAGTCCCTGAATGTCCCAACAACTTTAGTCAAGGCATGAAGTTGGAAGGTATCGACCCCCAGCATCCCTCCATGTACTTCGTCCTGACTGTGGCtgag GTCTGTGGTTACAGATTACGTCTCCATTTTGACGGTTACTCGGACCGCCATGACTTCTGGGTCAACGCCAACTCCCCTGATATTCACTGTCCGGGCTGGTGTGAAAGCACAggacacaaactacacactccTAAAG GGTGTAAAGAGGAAGAGTTTTCCTGGTCCAGCTATTTAAAGCTCACCAAAGCACAAGCTGCCCCACAGGAACTGTTCAGCAACCTGGACGAC GCCGAGACGGCCGAGGAAGACGGGTTCAAAGTCGGCTTGAAGCTGGAAGCCGTGGACCGCATGAACCCGTCTCTCATCTGTGTTGCCACGGTGACAGACATCGTAGGCAAACGATTTCTAGTGCACTTCGACAACTGGGACGATACGTACGATTACTG GTGCGACGCTCGGAGTCCGTACATTCACCCCGTGGGCTGGTGTAAAGAGAGAGACCTCCCCCTCACACCCCCACAAG ACTATCCCGAGCCGGGTCGCTTCTCCTGGGAGCGCTACCTGGATGAGACCGGATCCACAGCGGTGCCTGCAGAAGCTTTTAAAGTG CGTCCACCTCATGGCTTCCAGGTGAACATGAAGCTGGAGGTGGTGGACAGGAGGAGTCCGGCGCTGATCCGTGTGGCCAGCGTACAGGAAATGGACACACACAGGATTAAA ATCCATTTTGACGGTTGGAGTCACGTCTATGACGAGTGGATGGACTCGGATCATCCTGACATTCACCCTGCTGCATGGTGTGAGAGCACGGGGCATCCTCTAATACCTCCTCCATCCACATCACCTAGTGTCCCACAGCCTG GTCCCCACAGGGAACCCACAGCTGCAGCGCCACCTAGTTTCACCTCAACGCCGTGCAAAACCGCCACAAATTCCCGCAGCACCTCTAAATACAGCTTCCACAACAG GAAGTGCCCGACTCCTGGGTGTGACGGATCGGGTCACGTGACCGGACGTTTTACAGCGCATCACTGTATATCCGGCTGCCCGTTGGCCGAGAGGAATCAGGGCCGGGTCAAGATGGACCTATCTGACACAGAGGGATCCAAACGCAACCTCCTCGTCTTTGGACAGAGGGCTAAAAAGTCTCGCTATCACGGCAG GATTGGCCGTCCTCCGAAATATCGGAAGAATCAACAACGAGCTTATCAAA acaTGACTTCAGAGAGCATGTATCCCTCCCTGTTCATGTCAGCACTGACTGCCAGTTCAGATCGGACTCTCTCGCTCTGCTGGGAACAACACTGTAAGCTCCTGCCTGGTGTTGCAGGAATTCACGCCAGTCAGGTGGCTACATGGAGCGTCGAggag GTATTCGGCTTCGTGCAGAATCTCATCGGTTGCGAGGAGCAGGCACGGCTTTTCAAGGACGAA ATGATCGACGGTGAGGCCTTCCTCCTGCTGACTCAAACGGATATAGTGAAGATCATGAGCATCAAGTTGGGACCAGCTCTGAAGATCTACAACGCCATTCTGATGTTCAAGAGCACCGATGAAGTACTGTAG